From Scleropages formosus chromosome 1, fSclFor1.1, whole genome shotgun sequence, a single genomic window includes:
- the gpr6 gene encoding G-protein coupled receptor 6, with amino-acid sequence MNGSLDSNDSASPWPGSGDANRTLEPSSRPLDFPVNPWHIMLCMSGTAIACENAIVLAIIFYTPTLRTPMFVLIGSLATADLLAGMGLILNFVFQYLISSETISLITVGFLVASFTASISSLMAITVDRYFSLYNALTYFSEKTFFYVHAMLVLTWGVSLCLGLLPVLGWNCLEEPSSCSVVEPLTRNNVTVLAVSFFLVFAVMLVLYFKICQIVCRHAHQIALQQHFFSTSHLVATKKGVSTLAIVLGTFGASWLPFAIYCLVGERHHPRVYTYATLLPATYNSMINPIIYAFRNSEIQRSLYVLFCGCFQTNVSYRSRSPSEV; translated from the coding sequence ATGAACGGCAGCCTGGACTCCAACGACTCGGCGTCGCCCTGGCCGGGATCCGGCGACGCCAACCGCACCCTGGAGCCGTCTTCTCGGCCGCTGGACTTCCCCGTGAACCCCTGGCACATCATGCTGTGCATGTCGGGCACGGCGATCGCCTGCGAGAACGCCATCGTCCTCGCCATCATATTCTACACGCCGACGCTGAGGACGCCCATGTTCGTCCTCATCGGGAGCCTGGCCACGGCCGACCTGCTGGCGGGCATGGGATTAATCCTCAATTTCGTGTTCCAGTACTTGATCTCGTCGGAGACCATCAGCCTCATCACGGTGGGCTTTCTGGTGGCCTCCTTCACGGCCTCCATCAGCAGCCTCATGGCCATCACGGTGGACCGCTACTTCTCCCTCTACAACGCCCTGACGTACTTCTCCGAGAAGACCTTCTTCTACGTCCACGCGATGCTCGTGCTCACCTGGGGCGTGTCCCTGTGCCTCGGGCTCCTGCCCGTCCTGGGGTGGAACTGCCTGGAGGAGCCGTCCTCCTGCAGCGTCGTGGAGCCCCTGACGCGGAACAACGTGACGGTGCTGGCCGTCTCCTTCTTCCTCGTCTTCGCCGTCATGCTCGTCCTCTACTTCAAGATCTGCCAGATCGTGTGCCGCCACGCGCACCAGATCGCGCTGCAGCAGCACTTCTTCAGCACGTCGCACCTGGTGGCCACCAAGAAGGGCGTCTCCACGCTGGCCATCGTCCTGGGCACGTTCGGCGCCAGCTGGCTGCCCTTCGCCATATACTGCCTCGTGGGGGAGCGGCACCACCCGCGCGTCTACACGTACGCCACCCTGCTGCCCGCCACCTACAACTCCATGATCAACCCCATCATCTACGCCTTCAGGAACTCGGAGATCCAAAGGTCTCTCTACGTGCTCTTCTGCGGCTGTTTCCAGACCAACGTGTCGTACCGCTCGAGGTCGCCCAGCGAGGTGTGA